Part of the Triticum aestivum cultivar Chinese Spring chromosome 4D, IWGSC CS RefSeq v2.1, whole genome shotgun sequence genome is shown below.
aagatcgaggagaactttgtattgagatccaaagagagagaagaagccacctagctaataactatggacccgaaggtctgtggtaaactactcacacatcatcggagaggctatggtgttgatgtagaagccctccgtgatcgattccccctccggcagagcgccggaaaaggccccaagatgggatctcacgagtacagaaggttgcggcggtggaattaggttttagtggtgctcctcgatggttgggggtacgtacgtatatataggaggaagaagtaagtcggtggagccacgaggggcccacgagggtgagggcgtgccccctgcctcgtggcctcctcgttcgtttcttgacgtccactccaagtccactggatcacgtttgttccaaaaatcatgctcccgaaggattcattccgtttggactccgtttgatattccttttctgtgaaacactaaaataggcaaaaaaacagcaatttgcactgggccttgggttaaaaggttagtcccaaaaataatatagaagtgtataaataagcccattaaacatccaaaacagaatatataatggcatggagcaatcaaaaattatagatatgttggagacgtatcagacggcaGTTGGTCTGGGCAAGATGAATGCGTTGATCCATCCTGAAGATGGCACGATGGAAGATGGCGGAGGCGGATCCTAGAGCGTGCGCATGTCATGCGCCTTGAGGGTCTCTAGACCCTTGGTGCTCTTGGCTTGCACTtaaacgatatcctaagatccggaaaacgtgatcaTCAACAACACTTGAGCTTGTCCAAGAGGCTAGACTAGGAATCTTTTATATaaccatttatcattccacacgtgcatatgagtttttcacTGAATCGCGTAtttcaggatcatagcagttattaCATAGAATATAAACTATTTAATTATGAGTATGGAAACATAATAATACaaattattgcctctggggcatatttccaagaaATGTGACCCGGCCCAAAAGGAGGGAGAGCGGCTACCTGAGGGTGGCATATGACCTTAGAACCGCGAGTCGATTTTGGCGTTAAGGAAAGAACAAGAGGAAAGGAAGGAGCTCGCCAGAGAAGACTAACCCATTATCTATacctacctactaataaagcaaggtgcgtttctccgattttttcatccgttcaccgttaGAAGATTTTTTTTTCTATCTGAGGTGGTACTTTTGTTTTTTAAATAaaccgaggtggtactaaacttgtGTACGTCTATCTATTAGAAAAGGAAAAAACATTTCTACAGAATTTCATATATGGGCCGCGGGCGCTATGGCCCAGTAAAGTCAGCCCTTTTTTTCCTGCCCACACAGCAACAAAAATCCTATTTCCCGCGCAATGCGGCAAATAGTTCGAACTACACACATGGCGCCCAAGACTGGGCCGCCCAGTTTTTTCTGTGTTGtgttttaatttttctttttctttttatttcctatttattttttattttcccatTCTAagacaatttttttttcatttttgatgCAAATCAAAATTTTCAAACAAATTTCTGAATTTACTTTTTATTCAAAATTTCGTAAAAAGTTATGAATTCCAAAAAAGTGTTCCTATTtctaaaaaaatttggaatttttttatCGTTCAACTCTTTTTTAAAACAATCTTTGTATTTTTAACAATTGTTCCAGATTTCAAAAAATGCGTTCATAAAatgtttcaaatttgaaaaatattcttgttttagtgatATGTTCAAAAATTGAAATAATATTTCATTAAAGAAACACATTTTCTATAATTCTtctgaatgttcaaaacatgtccccatttaaaaatttgttcacaacctaaaaaatgttcatatttttataaaaggtttatGTTTTCAAGAAATGTATGTGAAATTCAAGAAATGTTCCGTTCATATTTTTTGTTCTTGGTTTTCTCCAAAAATgcatggattttttttaaaatgtcCGTAATTTAGAAATTTGTTCACGTTACCAAGTATATTTGATAGTTCATGTTATGAATTCAAAAATTTTGTTCCTATTTCGAAAATGCTTGCACTTTCAATTTATGTTCCATTCCAAttttttcaaaaattaaaaaaacattCCCATTTTTTAGAAAGTTAGGGTTTTTCCAATTTTGTTCAAGATTTAAAAAATATTACAAATTTGAAATATATTCTTGTTTTTGTGATATgttaaaaaattaaaaatattttTTGCATTAAGAAACACATTAAGGGCTCCATGTTGAACTAGAGAATACGGACATGTGGGGGTCTTCATCCATTCTTCTATTGAGTTAGAGGCATGTAGTTTTATTAtcccattgcaacacacgggcatgtgTGCTAGTCTATCTGGCAAGCTACCGGTTATTTATCTTAGCGGATTTATCTTAGCGGTGTGAGGGTGATGCTAGTTCGTCGAAAAAAAAGGGTTCATCGCCAGGGTTAGAGTTGTGGAAATAAGCGGTTAGGCCGGCGGTTGAGGGCGGTTCAGATAAGGTCACGAGGAGAAAGACCATGaacaatattttcagagagaagaTCTAACGGTTGCTTTTTCATCCAACGGCCAGGAACAACTCGAGTGACTCGGATTCTAAATTAAATTCAGTCTACTGTCCCCTAGCCATTTCCAAAGTTTCACTGCCAAATGCTGGAGCCTTCACCAGTTGTCCCACTTTCACATTCTACAAGGCGGTTACCGGCCGGCCATGACGCCGCTGCCACCCCAAAATTAACCACACTTCCCCATTGCCCACAGCTATTTACCGCGCGTACTATCTTTGGTTTGGTTGTACATGTACGGTTGTACCTACTACCTACCTACATGCCTGAGAGGCTGAGACACGGACACGCATGCAATGCACCGGCACAAACAGCTCACGTCCATCACCATCCTGCGAGCTGGCCATGGCGGGCTGGCGGCTGCGCAGGAGAGGAGACCAAACTCAGGCGGCGGGCGGCGCGTCGAAGAGCACGCTCTCGATGTCGTCCTCGAAGCCCATGTCAGCCGGCAGCTCGCGCAGGTCGTCGTCAGACGGCCACCGTCCGGGAGCGCCGCGGGGCGGGTACCTGGCCTCGAAGTCGGCGCGGTCCATGCAGAGCGCCTGCAGCACCTCGGCGATGGCGCAGTCGACGTCGTCCTGGAGCACCGGCACgggctcgggctcttcctcctTGGGCTCGACCTTGGGCAGCAACAGTTGCCCTGCCGGTTCCGGGTCTAAGTCGACCTTGCAGAGGGGCGGCTGCAGCTGCTGGTCCACGCAGTAGGAATCGACGTCGAAGTTGGTGACCGCGGCGAGGCCCCGGAGTTGTATCGCCGCGAGGTCGTACGCCCGGGCCGCCTCTTCCTGGGTAACTGCATGCAGATTGAGAGTGCCGTTTCTTGTGATGAGCCACAGAAACGTGATAGAGCGAACTTGCAAGGACAGAGCGATAGAGAACACACTGAATATCCCCAAGTAGAGGTATCtcttgctgccgccgccgctgccgctaccGCAGCCTATCCTCGCCTCCCACCGGCCCTTCTTGTGATGCCTGCGGTGCCAATAAGTTACTTCATGTCAGCAAGATCACTCATGGCATGGCATTGCAGTGTCAATGTCACAATGTGGTTGATCTGATCGAGGACAATAGCTCCTCGAGGAAGGCGTGCGTGCATACATACTTTGCTACTCCCCTGTACTTGGAGGCGCCTCTGGCGAAGCCACTGCTGTCGCGCCTGAGTATGGCCACGTACTCCTCTCTGGTCACGCGTTGCATCCTCTCCAGCTCGTCCTTGTACGTGTCCACCTGCAGCAACGATCGAAGGGCAGTCCTCTCATGTTGAACAGAATTATACTACTAGCTGCCAGCTGAGTAGTACAGGTACTCGTATTGACTACTGACATATGACAAGACACAACTTACTGGGAAGTTAAGGAGGAGGCCGCCGCACTGTGCACCCCAGTACTTGAGCGCCGCGAGGTCATAGGTGCGAGCTGCAGCCTCTTCGGTGTCATAAGCTCCTGCCAAGAAACGAGAGTAAGCAGTGATCTTAACTAAACCATGCGCGTAGTGTGGAGTACTTTCCCCTCGTAGATTAAGTGTTGAGGGATTTTAAATTCGAAATGTGGAGTACTATCACGAGGGACAACGCAATCTTTGACTCACCCAAATAAACTAGTAATTGAAGCGATGAGATATGGACGCGTATCACCAGTTCACCACACGTGTCCCGAGGAAGACGAACACCAAGATTGCAGCACAAATTAGTTAAAGACCAAGAACATCAGCTAGCTAGCACATAAAAGAACATCCTAGCGGCGAAGAATAAATCGAAGTGACGATCAAAACAGAGCAAAATGAGGTAGCCAACTAAGCTGAAAGAAAGGCTTTGATCCAGCCAGGCCTGGGTGTCTCTCTCACCTTGCCTGCCTCTCCTGTTCTGAACCGTGCTCCGGTAATGCCTGTCCCACAGGTGCACCT
Proteins encoded:
- the LOC123099768 gene encoding ethylene-responsive transcription factor WRI1; its protein translation is MTNKKPTWSSSASACSGGSRIGLSCAVTNQKRKKRARSDAVVLPSRGSSVYRGVSRHCASGKYEVHLWDRHYRSTVQNRRGRQGAYDTEEAAARTYDLAALKYWGAQCGGLLLNFPVDTYKDELERMQRVTREEYVAILRRDSSGFARGASKYRGVAKHHKKGRWEARIGCGSGSGGGSKRYLYLGIFSVFSIALSLQVRSITFLWLITRNGTLNLHAVTQEEAARAYDLAAIQLRGLAAVTNFDVDSYCVDQQLQPPLCKVDLDPEPAGQLLLPKVEPKEEEPEPVPVLQDDVDCAIAEVLQALCMDRADFEARYPPRGAPGRWPSDDDLRELPADMGFEDDIESVLFDAPPAA